A region of Vigna radiata var. radiata cultivar VC1973A chromosome 6, Vradiata_ver6, whole genome shotgun sequence DNA encodes the following proteins:
- the LOC106763107 gene encoding hydroxymethylglutaryl-CoA lyase, mitochondrial isoform X2 encodes MSSLEEPLGLDKLPSMNTIDRIQRFSHGACRPRVDNLGMGNCWIEGRICSTSNSCNEDDEEYTAETFPWKRQTRDLSQDNSFTQKAVTKGRKSMKFGMTDDSFSDSQSSPKCHTKDLQGLAYKFLNCIPKFVKIVEVGPRDGLQNEKNIVPTDVKIELIHRLASTGLSVIEVTSFVSPKWVPQLADAKDVMQAVNNLGSIRMPVLTPNLKGFEAAVAAGAREVAVFASASESFSKSNINCSIEESLARYRAVIRAAKQLSIPVRGYVSCVVGCPVEGPIPPSKVAYVAKELHDMGCFEISLGDTIGVGTPGSVVPMLLAVMAVVPIEKLAVHFHDTYGQSLPNILVSLQMGISIVDSSVGGLGGCPYAKGASGNVATEDVVYMLNGIGVKTNVDIGKLLLAGDFISSYLERPSTSKTAIALNRVTTNASNIPS; translated from the exons ATGTCAAGTTTGGAGGAACCACTTGGTCTTGACAAATTGCCAAGTATGAACACCATTGATAGGATTCAGAGGTTCTCACATGGAGCTTGCCGTCCCAGGGTAGATAACTTGGGCATGGGAAACTGCTGGATTGAAGGACGAATTTGCAGCACATCTAACAGCTGCAA tgaagatgatgaagaataTACAGCAGAGACATTCCCATGGAAAAGACAAACAAGAGACTTATCCCAAGATAACTCCTTCACTCAGAAGGCTGTGACCAAAGGGAGGAAATCAATGAAATTTGGGATGACTGATGATTCATTCTCTGATAGCCAAAGCAGTCCAAAATGCCATACCAAAGATTTGCAAGGTTTGGCATATAAG TTTCTGAACTGTATACCAAAGTTTGTTAAGATAGTAGAAGTTGGTCCAAGGGATGGATTACAAAATGAGAAGAACATTGTGCCTACAGATGTAAAGATTGAATTGATTCATAGACTAGCTTCTACAGGGTTATCTGTTATTGAGGTTACAAGTTTTGTGTCTCCCAAATGGGTCCCACAG TTGGCTGATGCAAAGGATGTAATGCAAGCAGTAAATAACTTAGGGAGCATCAGAATGCCAGTTCTGACCCCTAATTTAAAG GGTTTTGAAGCTGCAGTAGCTGCTGGTGCCAGAGAAGTTGCTGTTTTTGCATCAGCTTCTGaatcattttcaaaatccaaCATTAATTGTAGTATTGAAGAAAGTCTTGCTCGTTACCGAGCTGTTATTCGTGCTGCTAAACAACTCTCAATTCCTGTTCGAGG GTATGTATCATGTGTTGTTGGATGCCCTGTAGAAGGACCAATCCCTCCCTCAAAAGTGGCATATGTTGCTAAAGAACTTCATGATATGGGTTGCTTTGAAATCTCCCTTGGTGACACAATTGGAGTTGGCACACCAG GAAGTGTAGTTCCTATGCTTTTGGCTGTGATGGCTGTTGTTCCAATAGAGAAACTAGCTGTCCACTTCCATGACACTTATGGCCAATCCCTTCCAAATATACTTGTGTCCCTCCAA ATGGGAATTAGCATAGTGGATTCATCCGTTGGTGGGCTTGGTGGATGTCCATATGCTAAAGGAGCTTCTGGAAATGTTGCGACTGAAGATGTTGTGTACATGTTGAATGGAATTGGTGTGAAAACCAATGTTGATATTGGAAAACTTCTGTTAGCTGGTGACTTTATCAGCAGCTATTTGGAAAGGCCTTCAACTTCAAAAACTGCCATTGCCTTGAACCGAGTTACAACTAATGCCTCCAACATACCATCATGA
- the LOC106763107 gene encoding hydroxymethylglutaryl-CoA lyase, mitochondrial isoform X1 produces the protein MLPLTYLFTMSSLEEPLGLDKLPSMNTIDRIQRFSHGACRPRVDNLGMGNCWIEGRICSTSNSCNEDDEEYTAETFPWKRQTRDLSQDNSFTQKAVTKGRKSMKFGMTDDSFSDSQSSPKCHTKDLQGLAYKFLNCIPKFVKIVEVGPRDGLQNEKNIVPTDVKIELIHRLASTGLSVIEVTSFVSPKWVPQLADAKDVMQAVNNLGSIRMPVLTPNLKGFEAAVAAGAREVAVFASASESFSKSNINCSIEESLARYRAVIRAAKQLSIPVRGYVSCVVGCPVEGPIPPSKVAYVAKELHDMGCFEISLGDTIGVGTPGSVVPMLLAVMAVVPIEKLAVHFHDTYGQSLPNILVSLQMGISIVDSSVGGLGGCPYAKGASGNVATEDVVYMLNGIGVKTNVDIGKLLLAGDFISSYLERPSTSKTAIALNRVTTNASNIPS, from the exons ATG CTCCCTTTAACCTATCTCTTCACCATGTCAAGTTTGGAGGAACCACTTGGTCTTGACAAATTGCCAAGTATGAACACCATTGATAGGATTCAGAGGTTCTCACATGGAGCTTGCCGTCCCAGGGTAGATAACTTGGGCATGGGAAACTGCTGGATTGAAGGACGAATTTGCAGCACATCTAACAGCTGCAA tgaagatgatgaagaataTACAGCAGAGACATTCCCATGGAAAAGACAAACAAGAGACTTATCCCAAGATAACTCCTTCACTCAGAAGGCTGTGACCAAAGGGAGGAAATCAATGAAATTTGGGATGACTGATGATTCATTCTCTGATAGCCAAAGCAGTCCAAAATGCCATACCAAAGATTTGCAAGGTTTGGCATATAAG TTTCTGAACTGTATACCAAAGTTTGTTAAGATAGTAGAAGTTGGTCCAAGGGATGGATTACAAAATGAGAAGAACATTGTGCCTACAGATGTAAAGATTGAATTGATTCATAGACTAGCTTCTACAGGGTTATCTGTTATTGAGGTTACAAGTTTTGTGTCTCCCAAATGGGTCCCACAG TTGGCTGATGCAAAGGATGTAATGCAAGCAGTAAATAACTTAGGGAGCATCAGAATGCCAGTTCTGACCCCTAATTTAAAG GGTTTTGAAGCTGCAGTAGCTGCTGGTGCCAGAGAAGTTGCTGTTTTTGCATCAGCTTCTGaatcattttcaaaatccaaCATTAATTGTAGTATTGAAGAAAGTCTTGCTCGTTACCGAGCTGTTATTCGTGCTGCTAAACAACTCTCAATTCCTGTTCGAGG GTATGTATCATGTGTTGTTGGATGCCCTGTAGAAGGACCAATCCCTCCCTCAAAAGTGGCATATGTTGCTAAAGAACTTCATGATATGGGTTGCTTTGAAATCTCCCTTGGTGACACAATTGGAGTTGGCACACCAG GAAGTGTAGTTCCTATGCTTTTGGCTGTGATGGCTGTTGTTCCAATAGAGAAACTAGCTGTCCACTTCCATGACACTTATGGCCAATCCCTTCCAAATATACTTGTGTCCCTCCAA ATGGGAATTAGCATAGTGGATTCATCCGTTGGTGGGCTTGGTGGATGTCCATATGCTAAAGGAGCTTCTGGAAATGTTGCGACTGAAGATGTTGTGTACATGTTGAATGGAATTGGTGTGAAAACCAATGTTGATATTGGAAAACTTCTGTTAGCTGGTGACTTTATCAGCAGCTATTTGGAAAGGCCTTCAACTTCAAAAACTGCCATTGCCTTGAACCGAGTTACAACTAATGCCTCCAACATACCATCATGA